A region from the Canis lupus dingo isolate Sandy chromosome 9, ASM325472v2, whole genome shotgun sequence genome encodes:
- the SOX9 gene encoding transcription factor SOX-9 encodes MNLLDPFMKMTDEQEKGLSGAPSPTMSEDSAGSPCPSGSGSDTENTRPQENTFPKGEPDLKKESEEDKFPVCIREAVSQVLKGYDWTLVPMPVRVNGSSKNKPHVKRPMNAFMVWAQAARRKLADQYPHLHNAELSKTLGKLWRLLNESEKRPFVEEAERLRVQHKKDHPDYKYQPRRRKSVKNGQAEAEEATEQTHISPNAIFKALQADSPHSSSGMSEVHSPGEHSGQSQGPPTPPTTPKTDVQPGKADLKREGRPLPEGGRQPPIDFRDVDIGELSSDVISNIETFDVNEFDQYLPPNGHPGVPATHGQVTYTGSYGISSTAATPAGAGHVWMSKQQAPPPPPPPPQQPPQAPPQPPQAPPQAPQAPPQPQPAPPQPQAAHTLTPLSSEPGQAQRTHIKTEQLSPSHYSEQQQHSPQQIAYSPFSLPHYSPSYPPITRSQYDYTDHQNSGSYYSHAAGQGSSLYSTFTYMNPAQRPMYTPIADTSGVPSIPQTHSPQHWEQPVYTQLTRP; translated from the exons ATGAATCTCCTGGACCCCTTCATGAAGATGACCGACGAGCAGGAGAAGGGCCTGTCcggcgcccccagccccaccatgTCCGAGGACTCGGCGGGCTCGCCCTGCCCTTCGGGCTCCGGCTCGGACACCGAGAACACGCGGCCCCAGGAGAACACGTTCCCCAAGGGCGAGCCGGACCTGAAGAAGGAGAGCGAGGAGGACAAGTTCCCCGTGTGCATCCGCGAGGCCGTCAGCCAGGTGCTCAAGGGCTACGACTGGACGCTGGTGCCCATGCCCGTGCGCGTCAACGGCTCGAGCAAGAACAAGCCGCACGTCAAGCGGCCCATGAACGCCTTCATGGTGTGGGCGCAGGCGGCGCGCAGGAAGCTCGCCGACCAGTACCCGCACCTGCACAACGCCGAGCTCAGCAAGACGCTGGGCAAGCTCTGGAG ACTGCTGAACGAGAGCGAGAAGCGGCCCTTCGTGGAGGAGGCGGAGCGGCTGCGCGTGCAGCACAAGAAAGACCACCCGGATTACAAGTACCAGCCGCGGCGGAGGAAGTCGGTGAAGAACGGCCAGGCGGAGGCCGAGGAGGCCACCGAGCAGACGCACATCTCCCCCAACGCCATCTTCAAGGCGCTGCAGGCCGACTCGCCGCACTCCTCCTCCGGCATGAGCGAGGTGCACTCCCCCGGCGAGCACTCGG GGCAATCCCAGGGCCCGCCGACGCCCCCCACCACCCCGAAAACCGACGTGCAGCCGGGCAAGGCTGACCTGAAGCGCGAGGGCCGCCCCCTGCCCGAGGGGGGCCGACAGCCCCCCATCGACTTCCGCGACGTGGACATCGGGGAGCTGAGCAGCGACGTCATCTCCAACATAGAGACCTTCGACGTCAACGAATTCGACCAGTACCTGCCGCCCAACGGGCACCCCGGGGTGCCGGCCACGCACGGCCAGGTCACCTACACGGGCAGCTACGGCATCAGCAGCACCGCGGCCACCCCGGCGGGCGCGGGCCACGTGTGGATGTCCAAGCAgcaggcgccgccgccgccgccgccgcccccgcagcagcccccgcaggcgcccccgcagcccccgcaggcgcccccgcaggccccgcaggCGCCCCCGCAGCCGCAGCCCGCGCCCCCGCAGCCGCAGGCGGCGCACACGCTGACCCCGCTGAGCAGCGAGCCGGGCCAGGCCCAGCGAACGCACATCAAGACGGAGCAGCTGAGCCCCAGCCACTACAgcgagcagcagcagcactcGCCGCAGCAGATCGCCTACAGCCCCTTCAGCCTCCCGCACTACAGCCCGTCCTACCCGCCCATCACCCGCTCGCAGTACGACTACACTGACCACCAGAACTCCGGCTCCTACTACAGCCACGCGGCGGGCCAGGGCTCCAGCCTCTACTCCACCTTCACCTACATGAACCCCGCGCAGAGGCCCATGTACACCCCCATCGCCGACACCTCCGGGGTCCCCTCCATCCCGCAGACGCACAGCCCCCAGCACTGGGAACAGCCTGTCTACACACAGCTCACCAGGCCTTGA